A window of the Balaenoptera acutorostrata chromosome 13, mBalAcu1.1, whole genome shotgun sequence genome harbors these coding sequences:
- the LOC130704636 gene encoding serpin B3-like isoform X2, whose amino-acid sequence MSSLGEAIIHFAVDLFQQIRQSEKENIFFSPLSIMSALAMTSLGAREHTASEIQKVLHFNEIAENRREGTTVDPVEKPGYIHHQFQNLLTDLKKSTDAYELNIANRLYGEKTFLFLQAYMDNVKKFYLASVESADFDNAAEESRKVINSWVESQTNEKIKDLFPEDSLDSLTVLVLVNAVYFKGQWCQKFKKENTEEEKFWLNKDTSKSVQMMKQTNHFNFTSLEDMQVKILEIPYKGEELSMMVLLPNELDGLQKLEHQLTAEKLIEWTSPQNMRKRQVNLHLPRFKVEESCDLKTTLEALGMVDAFNKEKADFSGMTGTRDLVVSKVLHKSFVEVNEEGTEAAVVTGIVFRATSSGIPDSFRCDHPFLFFIKHNKTNSILFYGRVSSP is encoded by the exons ATGAGTTCACTCGGTGAAGCAATCATCCACTTTGCAGTCGACCTGTTCCAACAGATCagacaatcagagaaggaaaatatcttCTTTTCCCCTTTGAGTATCATGTCAGCCTTAGCCATGACTTCCTTGGGGGCCAGAGAACACACGGCATCAGAAATCCAGAAG GTCCTGCACTTTAATGAAATCGCAgagaacagaagagaaggaactaCAGTTGATCCC GTTGAAAAGCCAGGATATATTCATCATCAATTTCAAAACCTTCTGACTGACTTAAAGAAATCCACTGACGCCTATGAGCTGAACATAGCCAACAGGCTCTATGGAGAAAAGACTTTTCTGTTTCTGCAG GCATACATGGATAATGTTAAGAAATTTTACCTAGCCAGTGTGGAATCTGCTGATTTTGACAATGCTGCAGAAGAGAGTCGGAAGGTGATTAATTCCTGGGTGGAAAGCCAAACTAATG aAAAAATCAAGGATCTCTTTCCCGAAGACTCTCTTGATAGCTTGACCGTTCTGGTTCTGGTGAACGCAGTCTATTTCAAAGGGCAGTGGTGCcagaaatttaagaaagaaaatactgagGAGGAAAAATTTTGGCTGAACAAG GATACAAGCAAATCTGTGCAGATGATGAAACAAACCAATCACTTCAATTTCACGTCACTGGAGGACATGCAAGTCAAGATCCTGGAAATACCGTACAAAGGTGAAGAGCTAAGCATGATGGTGCTGCTGCCCAATGAACTAGATGGTCTGCAGAAG CTTGAACATCAACTCACTGCTGAGAAGTTAATAGAGTGGACGAGCCCACAGAATATGAGGAAGAGACAAGTGAATTTACACCTACCTCGGTTCAAAGTGGAGGAGAGCTGTGACCTCAAGACCACGCTGGAAGCCCTGGGGATGGTGGACGCCTTCAATAAGGAGAAAGCCGACTTCTCAGGCATGACCGGGACACGCGATCTGGTGGTGTCGAAAGTCCTCCACAAGTCCTTCGTGGAGGTGAATGAGGAGGGCACGGAGGCCGCAGTTGTGACTGGAATAGTATTTCGTGCTACGTCATCTGGGATTCCAGACAGTTTCCGTTGTGACCACCCTTTCCTGTTCTTCATCAAGCACAACAAGACCAACAGCATCCTCTTCTACGGCAGAGTCTCTTCCCCTTAG
- the LOC130704636 gene encoding serpin B3-like isoform X1 has translation MSSLGEAIIHFAVDLFQQIRQSEKENIFFSPLSIMSALAMTSLGAREHTASEIQKVLHFNEIAENRREGTTVDPVSHRVEKPGYIHHQFQNLLTDLKKSTDAYELNIANRLYGEKTFLFLQAYMDNVKKFYLASVESADFDNAAEESRKVINSWVESQTNEKIKDLFPEDSLDSLTVLVLVNAVYFKGQWCQKFKKENTEEEKFWLNKDTSKSVQMMKQTNHFNFTSLEDMQVKILEIPYKGEELSMMVLLPNELDGLQKLEHQLTAEKLIEWTSPQNMRKRQVNLHLPRFKVEESCDLKTTLEALGMVDAFNKEKADFSGMTGTRDLVVSKVLHKSFVEVNEEGTEAAVVTGIVFRATSSGIPDSFRCDHPFLFFIKHNKTNSILFYGRVSSP, from the exons ATGAGTTCACTCGGTGAAGCAATCATCCACTTTGCAGTCGACCTGTTCCAACAGATCagacaatcagagaaggaaaatatcttCTTTTCCCCTTTGAGTATCATGTCAGCCTTAGCCATGACTTCCTTGGGGGCCAGAGAACACACGGCATCAGAAATCCAGAAG GTCCTGCACTTTAATGAAATCGCAgagaacagaagagaaggaactaCAGTTGATCCCGTGAGTCACAGA GTTGAAAAGCCAGGATATATTCATCATCAATTTCAAAACCTTCTGACTGACTTAAAGAAATCCACTGACGCCTATGAGCTGAACATAGCCAACAGGCTCTATGGAGAAAAGACTTTTCTGTTTCTGCAG GCATACATGGATAATGTTAAGAAATTTTACCTAGCCAGTGTGGAATCTGCTGATTTTGACAATGCTGCAGAAGAGAGTCGGAAGGTGATTAATTCCTGGGTGGAAAGCCAAACTAATG aAAAAATCAAGGATCTCTTTCCCGAAGACTCTCTTGATAGCTTGACCGTTCTGGTTCTGGTGAACGCAGTCTATTTCAAAGGGCAGTGGTGCcagaaatttaagaaagaaaatactgagGAGGAAAAATTTTGGCTGAACAAG GATACAAGCAAATCTGTGCAGATGATGAAACAAACCAATCACTTCAATTTCACGTCACTGGAGGACATGCAAGTCAAGATCCTGGAAATACCGTACAAAGGTGAAGAGCTAAGCATGATGGTGCTGCTGCCCAATGAACTAGATGGTCTGCAGAAG CTTGAACATCAACTCACTGCTGAGAAGTTAATAGAGTGGACGAGCCCACAGAATATGAGGAAGAGACAAGTGAATTTACACCTACCTCGGTTCAAAGTGGAGGAGAGCTGTGACCTCAAGACCACGCTGGAAGCCCTGGGGATGGTGGACGCCTTCAATAAGGAGAAAGCCGACTTCTCAGGCATGACCGGGACACGCGATCTGGTGGTGTCGAAAGTCCTCCACAAGTCCTTCGTGGAGGTGAATGAGGAGGGCACGGAGGCCGCAGTTGTGACTGGAATAGTATTTCGTGCTACGTCATCTGGGATTCCAGACAGTTTCCGTTGTGACCACCCTTTCCTGTTCTTCATCAAGCACAACAAGACCAACAGCATCCTCTTCTACGGCAGAGTCTCTTCCCCTTAG
- the LOC103011703 gene encoding serpin B3-like produces MGGSKRALYSPDLTIHGASAHRLPAHLCFLQAHRGSRPHQANVSSLGEAINHFAVNLFQQIRQSEEENIFFSPLSIMSTLAMTSLGAREHTASEIQKVLHSNEIAGNKKGGTTVDPVEKPGNVHHQFQTLLTELKKPTDAYELNIANRLYGEKTFLFLQAYMDNVKKFYLASVESADFVNAAEESRKMINSWVEAKLMVEKIKDLFPEDSLGSFTVLVLVNAVYFKGQWCQKFKKENTGEEKFWLHKDTSKSVQMMKQTDDFNFTSLEDMQVKILEIPYKGQELSMMVLLPNELDGLQKLEDQLTAEKLIEWTSPQNMRERQVDLHLPRFKVEESYDLKATLGALGMVDAFSDQDTDFSGMTGRQDVVVSKVLHKSFVEVNEEGTEAAAATGIEIRTKTRLIPDSFHCDHPFLFFIKHNKTNNILFYGRVSSP; encoded by the exons ATGGGAGGCAGCAAGAGAGCGTTATATAGTCCAGACCTGACCATTCACGGCGCATCAGCTCACAGGCTGCCTGCCCACCTCTGCTTCCTCCAGGCTCACAG GGGTTCCAGACCACATCAAGCCAACGTGAGTTCACTCGGTGAAGCAATCAACCACTTTGCAGTCAACCTGTTCCAACAGATCAGACAATCAGAGGAGGAAAATATCTTCTTTTCCCCTTTGAGTATCATGTCAACCTTAGCCATGACTTCCTTGGGGGCCCGAGAACACACGGCATCAGAAATCCAGAAG GTCCTGCACTCTAATGAAATCGCAGGGAACAAAAAAGGAGGAACTACAGTTGATCCC GTTGAAAAGCCAGGAAATGTTCATCATCAATTTCAAACTCTTCTGACCGAATTAAAGAAACCCACTGATGCCTATGAGCTGAACATAGCCAACAGGCTCTATGGAGAAAAGACTTTTCTGTTTCTGCAG GCATACATGGATAATGTTAAGAAATTTTACCTAGCCAGTGTGGAATCTGCTGATTTTGTCAATGCTGCAGAAGAAAGTCGGAAGATGATTAATTCCTGGGTGGAAGCCAAACTAATGGTAG aAAAAATCAAGGATCTCTTTCCCGAAGACTCTCTTGGTAGCTTCACCGTTCTGGTTCTGGTGAACGCAGTCTATTTCAAAGGGCAGTGGTGCcagaaatttaagaaagaaaatactggGGAGGAAAAATTTTGGCTGCACAAG GATACAAGCAAATCTGTGCAGATGATGAAACAAACCGATGATTTCAATTTCACGTCACTGGAGGACATGCAAGTCAAGATCCTGGAAATACCGTACAAAGGCCAAGAGCTAAGCATGATGGTGCTGCTGCCCAATGAACTAGATGGTCTGCAGAAG CTTGAAGATCAGCTCACTGCTGAGAAGTTAATAGAGTGGACGAGCCCACAGAATATGAGGGAGAGACAAGTGGATTTACACCTACCTCGGTTCAAAGTGGAGGAGAGCTATGACCTCAAGGCCACGCTGGGAGCTCTGGGGATGGTGGACGCCTTCAGTGACCAGGACACCGACTTCTCAGGCATGACCGGGAGACAAGATGTGGTGGTGTCGAAAGTCCTCCACAAGTCCTTCGTGGAGGTGAATGAGGAGGGCACAGAGGCCGCAGCTGCGACTGGAATAGAAATTCGTACAAAAACAAGACTAATTCCAGACAGTTTCCATTGTGACCACCCTTTCCTGTTCTTCATCAAGCACAACAAGACCAACAACATCCTTTTCTACGGCAGAGTCTCTTCCCCTTAG